One Bartonella kosoyi DNA segment encodes these proteins:
- the carA gene encoding glutamine-hydrolyzing carbamoyl-phosphate synthase small subunit, with protein MIQTISSSSPWSASKPTALLVLADGTVIEGKGAGATGIAEAEVCFNTAITGYEEILTDPSYTQQIVNFTFPHIGNVGANSEDIEALTPLNDHGAVGAIFKADITHPSNYRANENLHQWLKARKIIALCGIDTRALTILIREKGAQNAVIAHDPDGNFDILSLKERAQKWHGLVNLDLTKEVTSQSSMQWDEEPWRWNKGYGTNNVHNLHIVAIDYGIKRNILRLMATQKARITVVPAHTSAKEILAINPDGVFLSNGPGDPAATAQYAIPTINTLIDHHLPIFGICLGHQLLALTLGAKTVKMHQGHHGANHPVKDLNSGKVEIVSMNHGFAVDAATLPKHVQETHISLFDGSNCGIRIIGKPVFSVQYHPEASPGPQDSHYLFQHFSDLIMNYKKIS; from the coding sequence ATGATACAAACAATTTCATCGAGCAGCCCTTGGAGTGCTAGCAAACCTACAGCCCTCTTAGTTCTTGCTGATGGAACTGTCATTGAAGGTAAAGGAGCCGGTGCGACAGGTATTGCTGAAGCTGAAGTATGTTTTAATACCGCCATCACAGGCTATGAAGAAATCCTCACAGACCCATCATACACACAACAAATCGTTAATTTTACATTTCCTCATATAGGAAATGTAGGGGCAAATAGTGAAGATATCGAAGCTCTCACGCCTCTCAACGACCACGGTGCTGTTGGCGCTATTTTCAAGGCAGATATTACACATCCTTCAAACTATCGTGCCAATGAAAACCTTCATCAATGGCTTAAAGCCCGTAAAATTATTGCACTTTGTGGTATTGATACACGCGCACTCACAATTCTTATTCGTGAAAAGGGTGCGCAAAATGCTGTCATTGCGCATGATCCTGATGGAAATTTTGATATTCTTTCTTTAAAAGAACGTGCACAAAAATGGCATGGTCTCGTCAATCTTGATCTTACGAAAGAAGTGACATCTCAATCGTCAATGCAATGGGATGAAGAACCATGGCGTTGGAATAAAGGATATGGCACAAACAATGTGCACAATCTTCATATCGTTGCCATTGACTATGGTATTAAACGCAATATTCTTCGCCTTATGGCAACACAAAAAGCACGCATTACTGTTGTGCCCGCCCATACAAGTGCAAAAGAAATTCTGGCAATAAATCCTGATGGTGTTTTTCTTTCTAATGGTCCAGGTGATCCCGCAGCAACAGCTCAATATGCCATTCCAACAATCAACACATTGATTGATCATCATTTACCAATTTTTGGAATATGTCTTGGTCATCAACTTCTTGCTCTGACACTTGGCGCAAAAACCGTAAAGATGCACCAAGGACATCATGGTGCAAACCACCCCGTTAAAGACCTTAATAGTGGAAAAGTTGAAATTGTATCGATGAATCACGGCTTTGCTGTCGATGCTGCTACCTTACCAAAACATGTTCAAGAAACCCATATCTCTCTCTTTGATGGCTCTAACTGTGGTATTCGAATCATTGGAAAGCCCGTTTTTTCTGTTCAATATCACCCCGAAGCTTCTCCGGGACCACAAGATAGTCACTACCTCTTTCAGCATTTTTCTGATCTCATTATGAATTATAAAAAAATATCTTAA
- a CDS encoding MFS transporter — protein sequence MQDHMLNPKFVRRGLILVFITLLLDILGIAIICPILPEYFSQLTGKDVSTSFVERGKLLAAYSVMQFLFAPVIGNLSDRYGRRPVLLVSIICFALDNLICAIAWCYSMLFIGRLLSGVSGASFATCTAYLADISDEKNRTRNFGLLGVASALGFILGSFIGGFLGQFGPRIPFYFAACFSLINFIFAWIMLPETLSLWKRRFFDIKRANPLGAFWQLKQYPMVLWVLLVFFLYWFAESVWLSIWAFIAKERYEWSSFSIGISYSVFGIGQFIVVALILPYFSKRWSDWRITIVGLLFASIAMLGYTFATKGWMVYMVCVCTMLEYLVHAPIRAIASAQVPTNVQGELQGAMTSVVSLSLIFGSVFYVFLFECFTDKNALFYFSGAPFVGGFLLLIVATVIFTLRVR from the coding sequence ATGCAAGACCACATGCTCAATCCGAAATTTGTTCGGCGTGGGCTCATTTTAGTGTTCATCACTTTATTGTTAGATATTCTTGGCATTGCAATTATTTGTCCCATTTTGCCTGAATATTTTTCTCAGTTAACTGGAAAAGATGTCAGTACATCTTTTGTAGAAAGAGGGAAATTACTTGCAGCTTATTCAGTGATGCAGTTTTTGTTTGCTCCTGTTATTGGCAATCTTTCTGATCGTTATGGTCGTCGTCCTGTTTTACTTGTTTCTATTATCTGCTTTGCTCTTGATAATCTGATATGTGCTATAGCATGGTGCTATTCTATGTTATTTATCGGACGTCTTTTATCAGGAGTAAGTGGTGCTAGTTTTGCAACGTGTACAGCTTATCTTGCTGATATATCCGATGAAAAAAACCGTACACGCAATTTTGGTCTACTAGGGGTTGCTTCCGCATTAGGGTTTATTTTGGGGTCATTTATTGGTGGTTTTTTAGGTCAGTTTGGTCCGCGTATTCCGTTTTATTTTGCTGCTTGTTTTTCACTCATTAATTTTATTTTTGCTTGGATTATGCTTCCTGAGACTCTTTCTTTATGGAAGCGGCGCTTTTTTGATATTAAGCGGGCAAATCCTTTAGGTGCTTTTTGGCAATTGAAGCAATATCCGATGGTTCTTTGGGTATTGTTAGTCTTTTTTCTTTATTGGTTTGCGGAATCTGTATGGCTAAGCATTTGGGCGTTCATTGCAAAAGAACGCTATGAGTGGAGTTCGTTTTCCATAGGAATATCCTATAGCGTTTTTGGGATAGGACAATTTATTGTTGTCGCTCTTATTTTGCCTTATTTTTCTAAACGATGGAGCGATTGGCGTATTACGATAGTGGGGCTTTTGTTTGCATCCATTGCTATGCTAGGCTATACCTTCGCAACAAAGGGGTGGATGGTTTATATGGTCTGTGTATGTACAATGCTTGAATATCTTGTTCATGCACCTATTCGTGCTATTGCTTCAGCGCAGGTGCCGACAAATGTACAAGGAGAACTACAAGGAGCCATGACATCTGTTGTTTCATTGAGTTTAATATTTGGTTCTGTTTTTTATGTGTTTCTCTTTGAATGTTTTACAGATAAAAATGCACTGTTTTATTTTTCTGGTGCTCCCTTTGTTGGGGGCTTTTTGCTTCTTATCGTTGCAACGGTCATTTTTACTTTGCGCGTACGTTAA
- a CDS encoding DUF1460 domain-containing protein, translating to MRKISLLILTLIFVTGCDVQNSDSQKGILENKRENQQTTNIELDPYTLNKLNALLKKRSEINDPEKGALIDFFSKAFLETPYKANMLQGSEKIPEKLIIDFRGLDCFTYLDYVEALRKSTSPKEFINNVIKTRYIKGNIHFLNRKHFFTDWAYREYKLATDITAEISPHAVSIEKYLNKKSDGGNYLLGLPVVKRTITYIPSNFINEEVISRLRSGDFIGIYTKLAGLDVTHVGFFIMTDKGPMLRNASSRKANEKVVDSPFMDYVAKTPGIIVLRAL from the coding sequence ATGCGAAAAATATCCCTGTTAATTCTCACTTTAATATTCGTGACAGGATGTGATGTTCAAAATTCCGATTCACAAAAGGGTATTTTAGAAAATAAAAGAGAAAACCAACAAACAACTAACATAGAGCTAGATCCCTACACTTTAAATAAATTAAATGCTCTTCTCAAAAAACGTTCAGAAATAAATGACCCCGAAAAGGGAGCCTTGATTGATTTTTTTTCTAAAGCTTTTTTAGAGACACCTTACAAAGCAAATATGTTACAGGGCTCAGAAAAGATACCAGAAAAACTCATTATTGATTTTAGAGGCTTAGATTGTTTCACGTATCTAGATTATGTTGAAGCATTGCGCAAATCAACATCCCCAAAAGAATTCATTAATAACGTCATAAAAACGCGTTACATTAAGGGTAATATTCATTTTTTAAATCGAAAACATTTTTTTACAGACTGGGCGTATAGAGAATATAAGCTCGCCACTGATATTACTGCTGAAATAAGTCCTCATGCAGTCAGCATAGAAAAATATCTCAATAAAAAATCTGATGGTGGAAACTACCTTCTTGGACTTCCAGTTGTGAAGCGCACAATAACGTATATTCCAAGTAACTTTATTAATGAAGAGGTTATAAGCCGTTTAAGATCAGGGGATTTCATTGGTATTTATACAAAACTTGCTGGATTGGATGTGACACACGTAGGTTTCTTTATCATGACCGATAAAGGACCAATGTTACGCAATGCCTCTTCACGAAAAGCAAATGAAAAAGTCGTTGATTCCCCTTTTATGGATTATGTTGCAAAAACACCAGGAATCATTGTTTTAAGGGCTCTTTAA
- a CDS encoding cation diffusion facilitator family transporter yields MNAKINIQSLTLYSIFIACIVFSLKYWAYHITGSVALYSDALESIVNILASLAAWWAVKVSLKPADHDHPFGHHKAEYFSAILEGILIIIAAIVILREAWIALSTVKLLQKPGIWLVIHLVATIINFTWGMVLLWQGKHHRSPALKADGVHFITDVFTSLAILIGLIAGFIGGWGVLDPILAIIVAVNILLQGWKVIRNAVQGLMDVGVELNETIRIRELISANADGALEIHDLRTRVAGRVTFIEFHLVVPAVMQVGEAHKICDKIESVLQKEFDNVRTSIHVEPEDEAKLPPGTTMIPFI; encoded by the coding sequence ATGAATGCGAAAATCAATATACAAAGTTTAACTTTATACTCTATTTTTATTGCGTGTATTGTTTTTTCTTTGAAATATTGGGCATATCACATCACAGGGTCAGTTGCACTTTATTCTGATGCATTGGAATCAATCGTCAATATCCTTGCATCATTAGCGGCATGGTGGGCTGTTAAAGTGAGTTTGAAGCCAGCGGATCATGATCATCCTTTTGGACATCATAAAGCGGAATATTTTTCTGCGATTCTTGAAGGGATTCTCATTATTATTGCGGCAATTGTTATTTTAAGAGAAGCATGGATAGCGCTTTCTACTGTTAAATTATTGCAGAAACCTGGAATATGGCTTGTTATTCATCTTGTTGCAACTATTATAAATTTCACGTGGGGTATGGTTCTGCTTTGGCAGGGAAAACATCATCGCTCGCCGGCTCTTAAAGCTGATGGTGTACATTTTATAACAGATGTTTTTACTTCGCTTGCAATTTTAATTGGTTTGATTGCTGGTTTTATAGGGGGATGGGGTGTTTTAGATCCTATTTTAGCGATAATCGTTGCTGTTAATATTCTTTTACAGGGCTGGAAGGTGATTAGGAATGCTGTTCAAGGATTAATGGATGTTGGCGTTGAATTAAATGAAACCATACGGATTCGTGAGCTGATTTCTGCCAATGCAGATGGCGCACTTGAGATCCATGATTTACGCACGCGTGTTGCTGGAAGGGTTACTTTTATAGAGTTTCATTTGGTTGTGCCAGCTGTCATGCAGGTCGGAGAAGCCCATAAAATTTGTGATAAAATTGAAAGTGTTCTTCAAAAAGAATTTGATAATGTACGTACTTCTATTCATGTTGAACCTGAAGATGAGGCAAAATTGCCTCCCGGTACAACAATGATCCCTTTTATATAA
- a CDS encoding TrmH family RNA methyltransferase: MHLNITPIDETNDPRLRDYHNIREKDLVGRQQQFIAEGKITLSALLHSKEFSPLSLLILAKRLPGLLPLLEKTQPRCPIYCVSQKVMDDITGFHVHRGVLGIGKRKTLPSLQSFLQNLPEKALILVLCGISNHDNMGSIFRNAAAFASHGIIVDKTSCDPLYRKSIRVSAGAALKVPYTQNANINDIIASLNDENFHLYALSPSASHTLKQANKTKRIALIFGTEGDGLPPHILQQSQALRIPMTDGFDSLNVATASGIALAHFTDFEDSRR; the protein is encoded by the coding sequence ATGCATTTGAATATCACACCAATTGACGAAACAAATGACCCACGGCTGAGAGACTATCATAATATCCGTGAAAAAGATCTCGTTGGACGACAACAGCAATTTATTGCTGAAGGAAAAATAACGTTGTCCGCATTATTGCATTCGAAAGAATTTTCTCCTCTCTCGCTGCTTATCCTAGCAAAACGCCTCCCTGGACTTCTACCGCTTTTAGAAAAAACACAACCTCGATGTCCCATTTATTGCGTTTCACAAAAAGTCATGGATGATATCACCGGTTTCCATGTTCATCGTGGTGTTCTGGGTATCGGTAAACGCAAAACGCTCCCATCATTACAAAGTTTTTTACAAAATCTTCCAGAAAAAGCTTTGATTCTCGTTTTATGTGGTATCTCGAATCATGATAATATGGGATCAATTTTTCGTAATGCGGCAGCCTTTGCCAGTCACGGCATTATTGTCGACAAAACTTCTTGCGATCCACTTTATCGCAAATCAATCAGAGTTTCTGCTGGTGCTGCCCTAAAAGTACCCTATACGCAAAACGCTAATATAAATGACATTATAGCTTCTCTAAACGATGAAAATTTTCATCTTTATGCACTCTCTCCCTCTGCCTCACACACGCTCAAGCAAGCAAACAAAACCAAAAGAATAGCCCTTATTTTTGGAACAGAAGGTGATGGCTTACCACCTCATATACTACAACAATCACAAGCTTTACGGATTCCCATGACTGATGGCTTTGATAGCCTCAATGTTGCCACAGCCTCAGGGATTGCCCTCGCCCATTTTACCGACTTTGAAGACTCAAGACGATAA
- the mnmA gene encoding tRNA 2-thiouridine(34) synthase MnmA has translation MFLNSLDLPGQPKDSRIVVAMSGGVDSSVVAGLLKKEGYNVIGITLQLYDHGAATHRVGACCAGQDIEDARRVAETLGIPHYVLDYEKRFREAVIDPFAESYAHGETPVPCIACNQTVKFADLLATARELGADALATGHYIRSRSHGAHRALFRPLDNDRDQSYFLFATTQEQIDYLRFPLGDLPKARVREIAAEMGFVVANKHDSQDICFVPQGKYSDVIAKLRPEAANPGFIVHIDGKILGKHSGIVNYTVGQRRGIGVSTGEALYVVYLDVENARVIVGPREMLETHKLFLRDVNWLGDESLDNFPSQGIEVAVKVRSTRPPHLARLHYKEGVFSVDLLECENGVAPGQACVLYDGNGHEARILGGGFVTRSERAADIEMMLKRVLCNLETEDSVSPKLKTTAS, from the coding sequence ATGTTTTTGAACAGTCTTGATTTACCAGGACAACCTAAGGATTCTCGCATTGTTGTTGCAATGTCGGGGGGGGTTGATTCATCGGTTGTTGCAGGTCTTCTAAAAAAGGAAGGGTATAATGTCATTGGCATTACATTGCAGCTTTATGATCATGGGGCTGCAACGCATCGGGTAGGGGCGTGTTGTGCGGGACAAGATATTGAAGATGCGCGTCGTGTTGCAGAAACGTTAGGAATACCGCATTATGTTCTTGATTATGAGAAACGCTTTCGTGAAGCTGTTATTGATCCTTTTGCAGAAAGCTATGCTCATGGAGAGACTCCAGTTCCATGTATTGCGTGCAATCAGACAGTTAAGTTTGCTGATTTATTAGCAACAGCTCGTGAATTGGGGGCCGATGCTTTGGCAACGGGACATTATATTCGTTCCCGTTCTCATGGGGCACATCGAGCACTCTTTCGTCCTCTCGATAATGATCGTGATCAGAGTTATTTTCTCTTTGCAACGACACAAGAACAGATTGATTATTTGCGTTTCCCCCTTGGCGACCTTCCAAAAGCGCGTGTTCGTGAAATAGCTGCAGAAATGGGCTTTGTAGTTGCCAATAAGCATGATAGTCAGGATATTTGTTTTGTTCCACAAGGAAAATATTCAGATGTTATCGCTAAACTGCGTCCAGAAGCTGCTAATCCTGGCTTTATTGTTCATATCGATGGAAAGATTTTAGGTAAACATTCAGGAATTGTTAATTATACTGTTGGTCAACGTCGTGGTATTGGGGTGTCAACGGGTGAGGCGCTTTATGTGGTTTATCTCGATGTGGAAAATGCCCGTGTTATTGTTGGTCCGCGTGAAATGTTAGAAACGCATAAGCTTTTTTTACGGGATGTGAATTGGCTTGGTGATGAGTCGTTAGATAATTTTCCTTCTCAAGGTATTGAGGTGGCTGTGAAAGTGCGTTCAACGCGTCCTCCCCACCTTGCGCGCTTGCATTATAAAGAGGGTGTTTTTTCTGTTGATCTGTTGGAGTGTGAAAATGGTGTGGCACCAGGGCAAGCTTGCGTTCTTTATGATGGAAATGGTCATGAGGCGCGTATTCTTGGGGGAGGATTTGTAACACGTTCAGAGCGTGCGGCTGACATTGAAATGATGTTGAAGCGTGTTTTGTGCAATCTTGAAACAGAAGATTCTGTTTCCCCTAAACTGAAAACAACAGCTTCGTAA
- a CDS encoding DUF1153 domain-containing protein, with protein sequence MTNLIKTQMKYVIGPDGSPLTIADLPPQTTRRWVIRRKAEVVAAVRGGLLSLDEACQRYTLTVEEFLSWQSLIDEHGLAGLRTTKIQHYRH encoded by the coding sequence ATGACCAATTTGATAAAAACACAAATGAAATATGTTATTGGGCCAGATGGAAGTCCACTGACAATTGCCGACCTACCGCCACAAACAACACGGCGCTGGGTGATTCGTCGCAAAGCTGAAGTTGTGGCGGCTGTCAGAGGTGGATTGTTAAGCCTTGACGAAGCGTGTCAACGTTATACTTTAACTGTGGAAGAATTTCTTTCATGGCAAAGTTTGATCGATGAACACGGTTTAGCAGGATTACGAACGACCAAGATTCAACACTACAGGCATTAA
- a CDS encoding flagellar export protein FliJ: protein MKPRENMVRLRMFQVRGKRREIAQLEMMITEFERMVLELETQISHEERKSGNNDVHHFAYSAFARAARQRRDNLLNSIRDLQLQKTNAEIALHEAHTELQHAQLLEAREKKTVADDVDDEDTLIQSNSMVG from the coding sequence ATGAAGCCACGGGAAAATATGGTGCGATTGAGAATGTTTCAAGTGCGTGGAAAGCGTCGTGAAATTGCACAACTTGAGATGATGATCACAGAATTTGAACGAATGGTGTTAGAATTGGAAACACAGATTTCTCATGAAGAACGTAAATCTGGAAACAATGATGTTCACCATTTTGCTTATTCTGCTTTTGCACGTGCTGCTCGGCAAAGACGTGATAATTTGCTCAATTCCATTCGTGATTTACAGCTTCAAAAAACAAATGCTGAAATTGCTCTTCATGAAGCGCATACCGAGTTGCAACATGCACAACTTTTGGAAGCACGAGAAAAAAAGACTGTCGCGGATGATGTGGATGATGAAGATACTTTGATTCAATCTAATTCAATGGTTGGCTAA
- the ctrA gene encoding response regulator transcription factor CtrA, which produces MRVLLIEDDRAVTQSIELMLKSANFNVYITDLGEEGIDLGKLYDYDIILLDLNLPDMSGYDVLRTLRLAKIKTPVLILSGMNAIEDKVRGFGSGADDYMTKPFHKDELIARIHAVVRRSKGHAQSVIVTGDLTVNLDAKTVEVAGRPVHLTGKEYQMLELLSLRKGTTLTKEMFLNHLYGGMDEPELKIIDVFICKLRKKLEAVSSNANYIDTVWGRGYVLRDPVEENVRKTA; this is translated from the coding sequence ATGCGCGTATTATTAATTGAAGATGATAGAGCGGTTACTCAAAGCATTGAGTTGATGCTAAAGTCAGCCAATTTTAATGTTTATATCACTGATCTGGGTGAAGAAGGTATCGATTTAGGAAAACTCTATGATTATGATATCATTTTGCTTGATCTGAATTTACCCGATATGTCAGGGTACGATGTCTTACGAACTCTAAGATTGGCAAAAATAAAAACGCCTGTCCTTATCCTTTCCGGTATGAATGCCATTGAGGATAAGGTTCGTGGTTTTGGCTCTGGGGCAGACGACTATATGACAAAACCTTTTCATAAGGATGAACTCATTGCGCGTATTCATGCCGTTGTTCGTCGTTCTAAAGGACATGCACAATCAGTTATTGTTACCGGTGATCTCACCGTTAACCTTGACGCAAAAACCGTCGAAGTTGCAGGGCGTCCTGTTCATTTAACCGGTAAAGAGTACCAAATGCTAGAGCTTCTTTCTTTGCGCAAAGGCACAACACTTACCAAAGAAATGTTTCTCAATCATCTCTACGGTGGAATGGATGAACCAGAACTAAAAATTATTGATGTTTTTATCTGTAAACTACGGAAAAAATTGGAAGCAGTCTCTTCTAATGCAAATTATATTGATACCGTTTGGGGACGTGGTTATGTCTTGCGTGATCCAGTTGAAGAGAACGTACGAAAAACCGCTTAA
- the chpT gene encoding histidine phosphotransferase ChpT, with product MTFAVSLKPMDLAALLCSRICHDLISPVGAIQNAMELYDDGGAEEEALQLVRLSVVSASARLQFARLAFGFAGASGGKIETRAAEQVAQQYMLQEKATLKWQAPSLLLQKDEVKLLLNLLLIANATVSRGGEIVFMIEQEENKRSFRFEILGEILRIPPHFLALYHGKAQEEHIDAHVIQFYYTMLLAEVTEMKINIDERDHCIVLESVRKL from the coding sequence ATGACGTTCGCTGTTTCTTTGAAGCCTATGGATCTTGCTGCTTTGCTTTGTAGTCGTATTTGCCATGATTTGATTTCACCTGTGGGGGCTATTCAAAATGCAATGGAGCTTTATGACGATGGAGGTGCTGAAGAAGAGGCTTTGCAATTGGTGCGTTTATCTGTTGTGAGTGCTTCTGCACGTCTACAATTTGCGCGATTGGCTTTTGGTTTTGCTGGTGCAAGTGGAGGAAAAATAGAGACACGTGCCGCAGAGCAGGTTGCTCAACAATATATGCTGCAAGAAAAAGCAACTTTAAAATGGCAGGCTCCCTCTCTTTTATTACAAAAAGATGAAGTTAAACTTTTGCTGAATTTGTTATTGATCGCAAATGCAACAGTTTCTCGTGGCGGTGAAATCGTTTTTATGATTGAGCAAGAGGAAAATAAACGTTCTTTTCGATTTGAGATTTTGGGTGAAATTCTTCGTATTCCTCCACATTTTCTTGCGTTATATCATGGAAAAGCTCAAGAAGAGCATATTGATGCACATGTCATCCAATTTTATTACACAATGTTACTTGCTGAAGTGACAGAGATGAAAATAAATATTGATGAAAGGGATCATTGTATTGTTTTAGAAAGTGTGAGAAAGCTTTGA
- a CDS encoding DUF1134 domain-containing protein, with the protein MALSLLKYWYKNIISLIFLLFVTINTAYAQLKPIEQNEPHYSLQEIIDSGHIFFGKTASGLAIAIQNIFSKYGYPNAYILGEEASGAFFAGLTYGEGKVFTKNYGQHKVFWQGPSVGWDFGGQGSRLMILVYNLKSINNLWRRYGGVSGSAYLIAGVGFHVLKYHDTLLIPIRTGIGARLGINIGYLKLTPKPTWNPF; encoded by the coding sequence ATGGCTCTCTCTCTGCTAAAATACTGGTACAAAAATATTATATCTTTAATTTTCCTTTTATTCGTTACCATAAACACTGCATATGCTCAACTAAAACCAATAGAGCAAAACGAACCCCATTATTCACTTCAAGAAATTATTGATTCTGGTCATATTTTTTTTGGAAAAACAGCTAGTGGTCTGGCAATCGCCATTCAAAATATTTTTTCAAAATACGGTTATCCAAATGCCTATATTTTAGGAGAAGAAGCTTCTGGTGCCTTTTTTGCGGGATTAACCTATGGCGAAGGAAAAGTTTTTACAAAAAATTATGGTCAGCATAAAGTTTTTTGGCAAGGTCCATCGGTAGGATGGGATTTTGGCGGACAAGGTTCCCGTCTCATGATCTTGGTTTACAATCTTAAAAGCATAAATAATTTATGGAGGCGCTATGGTGGTGTTTCAGGTTCGGCCTATTTAATTGCAGGTGTTGGTTTTCATGTGCTTAAATACCATGATACCTTGTTAATCCCAATACGGACAGGAATCGGTGCGCGCCTTGGTATCAACATAGGGTATTTAAAATTAACACCGAAACCAACATGGAATCCGTTTTAA
- a CDS encoding DegT/DnrJ/EryC1/StrS family aminotransferase, whose protein sequence is MQFIDLGAQRARIEDKINSAIAHVVASGKYILGPKVTELEEKLAEYLGVKHVIACANGTDALKMPLMAKNIGPGDAVFCPSFTFSATAEVVALVGAEPVFVDVLPNTFNIDVEKLSHAIKMVKKEGRLKPKAIIAVDLFGLSADYVQIAQVAAKENLFVIEDAAQSMGGRSGNTMCGAFGDVAATSFYPAKPLGCYGDGGAMMTNDDYLAELLRSILFHGKGETQYDNVRIGMNSRLDSIQAAILLEKFVIFEDEMEKRVKISQRYSNGLRDVVTVPEIEENIRSAYAQYTIKVKERDKLKDFLQKNSVPTMIYYKTPLHQQPAYKHFSYVKDSLTVSESLGECVLSLPMHPYLTQTDQDMIIQKIRDFYHS, encoded by the coding sequence ATGCAATTCATCGACCTTGGGGCGCAGCGTGCGCGTATTGAAGATAAAATTAATTCTGCAATTGCGCATGTGGTCGCGAGTGGTAAGTATATTTTGGGGCCGAAGGTAACAGAATTGGAAGAGAAATTGGCAGAGTATCTTGGTGTTAAACATGTGATTGCATGTGCTAATGGAACGGATGCTTTGAAGATGCCTCTCATGGCTAAAAATATTGGTCCAGGGGATGCTGTGTTTTGTCCTAGCTTTACATTTTCGGCAACGGCCGAAGTGGTTGCTTTGGTGGGGGCTGAGCCTGTTTTTGTTGATGTTTTACCCAATACATTTAATATTGATGTTGAAAAACTTTCTCACGCTATCAAAATGGTTAAAAAAGAGGGACGGCTAAAGCCAAAGGCTATTATTGCTGTTGATTTATTTGGGCTTTCTGCTGACTATGTGCAAATTGCTCAAGTCGCCGCAAAGGAAAATCTTTTTGTCATTGAAGATGCTGCTCAATCTATGGGTGGAAGAAGTGGTAATACTATGTGCGGTGCTTTTGGTGATGTGGCCGCCACAAGTTTTTATCCTGCAAAACCATTAGGCTGTTATGGTGATGGAGGCGCTATGATGACCAATGATGATTATTTGGCAGAACTTTTACGCTCTATTTTGTTTCATGGTAAAGGTGAAACACAATATGATAATGTACGGATTGGTATGAATTCGCGTCTTGATAGTATTCAGGCTGCAATTTTACTCGAAAAGTTTGTGATTTTTGAAGATGAAATGGAAAAGCGTGTAAAAATTTCTCAACGTTATTCCAATGGTTTAAGAGATGTTGTTACAGTTCCAGAAATAGAAGAAAATATTCGTTCTGCTTATGCACAATATACGATTAAGGTCAAAGAGCGTGATAAATTAAAAGATTTTTTACAAAAAAATTCTGTCCCTACAATGATTTATTATAAAACACCTTTACATCAACAGCCCGCTTATAAACACTTTTCTTATGTGAAAGATTCCCTTACCGTTTCAGAGTCTTTAGGGGAGTGTGTTTTAAGTTTGCCAATGCATCCTTATTTGACGCAAACAGATCAGGATATGATTATCCAAAAAATAAGAGATTTTTATCATTCTTGA